Proteins encoded by one window of Nicotiana tabacum cultivar K326 chromosome 10, ASM71507v2, whole genome shotgun sequence:
- the LOC107820947 gene encoding uncharacterized protein LOC107820947 encodes MDIVSTCPIYKCRCLTKLTQVGLNASLALCFFQKLEKIYQEKITKKQKMGCWSAENATKAFLKTMNMGKRAIEPNEAEFISALAVGNNVQLMVVACANVADSTTRALAAAAQQTGGRVVGEGLLLTRIGAKAKKGYDSGDEK; translated from the exons ATGGACATAGTTTCTACCTGCCCTATATATAAATGTAGATGCCTTACCAAACTAACCCAAGTAGGCTTAAATGCATCTCTAGCTCTctgcttctttcaaaaattggaaaaaatatatCAAGAGAAAATTACAAAGAAACAGAAAATGGGTTGTTGGTCTGCTGAAAATGCCACTAAAGCTTTTCTTAAAACTATGAACATG GGAAAGAGAGCTATAGAACCAAACGAAGCAGAGTTCATCTCCGCGCTCGCCGTAGGAAATAATGTACAACTTATGGTAGTTGCTTGTGCAAATGTTGCAGACTCCACCACCCGTGCACTGGCGGCAGCAGCTCAACAAACAGGAGGACGTGTCGTAGGAGAAGGGCTGCTGCTGACCAGAATTGGTGCAAAGGCGAAAAAAGGTTACGACTCAGGGGATGAAAAATAG